The Malassezia vespertilionis chromosome 2, complete sequence genomic sequence GTCGAGCGTGTCGTCCATCATGCGGTGCGCATTCTGCAGGTGTCCCCGCTCGTCCAAGTACGCCTCCATTTCATTCGCGTGCTGCAAGCGGTAGGAGTCGATATCCTGCTTCACATGACCGAGCAATGCCTTTTTGTCCAGCGCATGCGTTAGGTTGGTGCGCGATCGGAAaaagtcgcgctcgagTTCGATTAGCAGTTCAcggtgccgctgcacggcatgctgctgcgtctgTGATGGAGGAAGCATTGGATCGTTCAGCAGCATCGCAAGCTCCTCTTGCGCCTCCTTGTACTGCGCAAGGAGTGCTTGGATCTCTGTCtcgacagcggcgcgatcCAAACGCTGCGCCCCATTCTCCATATCGAGTGCAACGGCATCggatggcgcgctgctgaaCGGCGAAGTACTCGATGCCGCTTCCAATACCAGCTGCGAATAGCCCGTTAGCTTGGCATCGAGCCGCGACTGCACTTGGcgggcacgccgcgactGTGCTTCCCACGCCATGCTGGTGATGGGCAACCTCCACCTCCAGCACGTGGTAAATTGTGCCACGCGCAGGACGGCACGCGAGTGGTGGAACGTGCCATGTGGAAGGCCACGcggcaagcggcgcagagaaAACAAGGCACGTCTTGGCTCACTCCACCGTTGCTGCACACGAGACGCCTACGGCCCCGCTAGCTTTTTCGGGACCCGTAAACGCGACGCACACGGTGCACACAGTCCCCAGCAAGACCTTGTACGAGAACAgcttcttcttccagcgccgaggacCTGCGTGCCTTCTCCTCGTCCACCTCCACCTCCACCTTGCTCTCATTTCGTGAAGCGTGGTGTTGTACTCTGCGTTCGTCCAGTAGCAGCTACTGCTTTACCGTACGCTACGTGAACCCTGCAAGGAAGATCAGTTAATCCATCTTGTCTTTGCTGAACACCATCCATCCCATGTCTGACTACGTGGAACaagaagcggcgccgcccgcgccgcccgcaaGCTACCAGGCCAGCGAGGAATCGCGCCCCAAGAAGGAGCTCTACATGCACCCTGCCCAGAATGACGACGAGGTGCCTCCCGCCAAGGCCGCAAAACACGACGAGCTCTCGTACCCCGGCAAGGATAATGCCGAGCAGTACAGCTCGATAGACTTTTTGGGCAACGTCTCTGGCGGGCCGCatgctgccgctgccgaggcgctggccaCGTTTTCGTCTTCCGTCGGCGATACCGCCCATAATGCGCAGCTCTATGTTGATATGCCGCAGGAACAGAACGACGCGCCCACCTCCAGCGCCACTGCGATTCCCCAGGGGCCACCGTTTTTGTGCCCGACTTGCAACACGAGCTACTCGCGCCTCGAGTatctgcgccgccatgagcgccgccacgcggACATTCGTCCATTTACCTGTATCTGCGGCAAGAgcttctcgcgcagcgacgtcTTGGCACGTCACAAGACCAAATGccgtgtcgcgctcgcgggCGAGTCGGAGATTCCACAGTCGAATCAGAGCGCGCGAAAGGCAGGACAGCGTGGAAATGCGCCTCGCTCGAGCCGtacacgcggcgcggcgcgcaagcaggagcgcggcgatgtAGACCTCTCTGTCGATCCCGCGCTATCGAATGCAGTCGACCCATCGCTcgagccgccgccgccattggAGGGCGGCAGTACAGAAGCCGATCAGGTGGCGTATGCATACGgtggtgcgccgcccacaTATGCGCACCACGCCCAGTATTCAAACGAAGAGTATGCGCACGGAAAGCCCGGTGTGCACTACCCGCAGGGTGCGGTCCATGCCAAcatgcagcaccgcgcacaCCCAGGCGACGCAAAGATGTatgctgtgcagcgtggcggcgcatctcCATATGTGAGTGGCCCGGGCGCGATCCACCCCGAGCTCTCTTCGCGCGCTTACAGCGGCAGCCACACCCCGACGagcacgcacggcgccgcaagccCCAATACAACGAACCGCTCCGCAAGTCCTTACTATGGCCAG encodes the following:
- the GOS1 gene encoding protein transport protein gos1 (EggNog:ENOG503NV2S; TransMembrane:1 (i219-237o); BUSCO:EOG09265AL8; COG:U), which produces MAWEAQSRRARQVQSRLDAKLTGYSQLVLEAASSTSPFSSAPSDAVALDMENGAQRLDRAAVETEIQALLAQYKEAQEELAMLLNDPMLPPSQTQQHAVQRHRELLIELERDFFRSRTNLTHALDKKALLGHVKQDIDSYRLQHANEMEAYLDERGHLQNAHRMMDDTLDQAYATQSEFRSQHSQLAGALTRMRNTVAQVPGLNNILTLISRRRRRDTVIIALVIGVCVFILLMMGTR